Proteins encoded in a region of the Mesoflavibacter profundi genome:
- a CDS encoding T9SS type A sorting domain-containing protein, translated as MKHYYLLIVSLIAFQLSNAQLTVRNNAYVFATDVVVYVEDDVNLTESNSTFYLRDEAQLLQGPGNTGNSGLGRLSVYQEGNVDNFAYNYWCSPVGNVNANTVGNRTFIPNTNFYDVVDLTNSNLAGYTTSNYNGTSAPLNIEQYWLWKYNPGTAYSEWDYVGQSGFVDAGYGFTMKGVIGGNQQYDFRGKPNEGEISTAVGLGQETLIGNPYPSALDALAFIHDPNNVPLLDSATLYYWDHDPTANSHVLVEYRGGYGTYTIDITGTTETYTPPTYDTYNADGTLNTVGGASTSGKIARRYIPIGQGFMVRGLIAGNLLTSDSHRVFYRESAAESEFFRSASQNTNVNSNQDNSGIQYNDQGLSIVPSDFKRFRLNIDFNDTYTRQLVQNFHYTATPNEDYGLESKIYQVLDSDIYWPQNGDKYVAQANAYDLNLAIPLELKLQQQQLIRFRIFDVQNFETNQPIYVHDIENDTYVNLQNQNFEINLPAGDYSNRFEITFVEAATLSTEEFTDNSFNVLQNNNTSELIVLNPKKLDIESIKLYDVSGKLIFDKIVKANNDRLSYSTKNLSDGVYLVQTTLSNSNITTKKIIVSNKK; from the coding sequence ATGAAACATTATTACCTACTAATTGTATCGCTTATAGCTTTTCAATTGTCAAATGCCCAATTGACAGTTAGAAACAACGCGTATGTTTTTGCTACAGATGTTGTAGTCTATGTTGAAGACGATGTAAACTTAACCGAATCTAATTCTACATTCTACCTAAGAGACGAAGCTCAATTACTTCAAGGTCCAGGAAACACAGGTAACTCTGGTTTAGGAAGATTAAGTGTTTATCAAGAAGGAAATGTAGATAATTTTGCTTACAATTATTGGTGTTCTCCTGTTGGAAATGTTAATGCTAACACAGTTGGTAATAGAACATTTATACCAAACACTAACTTTTATGATGTTGTAGACTTAACAAATAGTAACCTTGCTGGTTATACTACTTCAAACTATAATGGTACAAGCGCTCCTTTAAATATTGAACAATATTGGTTATGGAAATATAATCCAGGTACTGCTTATAGCGAATGGGATTATGTTGGTCAAAGCGGATTTGTAGATGCTGGTTATGGATTTACAATGAAAGGTGTAATTGGAGGTAACCAACAATATGATTTTAGAGGAAAACCAAACGAAGGTGAAATAAGTACCGCTGTTGGACTTGGACAAGAAACTTTAATAGGTAATCCTTATCCTTCTGCTTTAGATGCTTTAGCTTTTATACACGACCCAAATAATGTACCTCTTTTAGATTCTGCTACGTTATACTATTGGGATCACGATCCAACTGCTAATTCTCATGTTTTAGTAGAATATCGTGGTGGATATGGTACATATACGATAGATATTACTGGTACTACTGAAACATATACTCCACCAACTTACGACACATATAATGCAGATGGTACATTAAATACTGTTGGTGGCGCTTCTACCTCTGGTAAAATCGCAAGAAGATACATACCAATAGGACAAGGTTTTATGGTTAGAGGATTAATAGCTGGTAATTTATTAACATCTGATAGTCATAGAGTGTTTTATAGAGAATCTGCTGCTGAAAGTGAGTTTTTTAGATCTGCTTCTCAAAACACTAATGTAAATTCTAATCAAGACAATTCTGGTATACAATACAATGATCAGGGATTATCAATTGTGCCATCAGATTTTAAACGTTTTAGATTAAACATTGATTTTAATGACACTTATACTAGACAACTAGTACAAAATTTTCATTATACAGCAACGCCTAATGAAGATTATGGTTTAGAAAGTAAAATATATCAAGTATTAGATTCTGATATCTATTGGCCTCAAAATGGTGATAAATATGTTGCTCAAGCTAATGCTTACGACTTAAATTTAGCGATACCTTTAGAGTTAAAGTTACAACAACAACAGTTAATTAGATTTAGAATATTTGATGTTCAAAACTTTGAAACAAATCAACCAATTTATGTACATGATATAGAAAATGATACTTATGTTAATCTTCAAAATCAAAATTTTGAAATTAACTTACCAGCTGGTGATTATTCTAATAGATTTGAAATCACATTTGTAGAAGCTGCAACCTTATCTACTGAAGAATTTACTGATAATTCATTTAATGTTTTACAAAATAATAATACATCAGAATTGATTGTATTAAATCCTAAAAAATTAGATATAGAAAGTATAAAATTATACGATGTATCTGGAAAATTAATTTTTGATAAAATTGTAAAAGCTAATAATGATCGTTTAAGCTATTCTACAAAAAATTTAAGCGATGGTGTATATTTAGTACAAACAACGTTATCTAATAGTAACATTACTACCAAAAAAATTATTGTTTCTAACAAGAAATAA
- a CDS encoding Smr/MutS family protein gives MFKVGDKVEVLDDVLSGTVKSINNSRITIVTEEGFDLDFDSSELVVIKKSELNQHSFNNVDLRTYKLEKEDKKPKKSIKIKPKERYQPKMEVDLHLHKLVDNERGMSNFDKLNLQLDTARRQLDFAIRKKIQKIVFIHGVGEGVLKMELESLFSRYDNIKYYEADYKKYGFGATEVYIFQNS, from the coding sequence ATGTTTAAAGTAGGAGATAAAGTTGAAGTTTTAGACGATGTACTTTCAGGTACCGTAAAGTCCATAAATAATTCTAGAATAACTATTGTAACCGAAGAAGGTTTTGATTTAGATTTTGATTCCAGTGAATTGGTTGTGATTAAAAAATCTGAATTAAATCAACACTCTTTTAATAATGTTGATCTTAGAACTTACAAGCTTGAAAAAGAAGATAAAAAACCAAAAAAGAGTATAAAAATTAAGCCTAAAGAACGCTATCAACCTAAAATGGAAGTTGATTTACATCTTCATAAACTTGTTGATAACGAACGTGGTATGTCTAATTTTGATAAACTTAACCTACAATTAGATACTGCAAGAAGACAATTAGATTTTGCTATTAGAAAAAAAATACAAAAAATTGTATTTATTCATGGTGTTGGCGAAGGTGTTTTAAAAATGGAATTAGAATCACTTTTTAGCCGATACGATAATATTAAATATTACGAAGCGGACTATAAAAAATATGGTTTTGGCGCTACCGAAGTTTATATTTTTCAGAATAGTTAA